In Streptomyces seoulensis, the following are encoded in one genomic region:
- a CDS encoding HipA family kinase → MLTEVTATRFVTPLREGGSLPGLVEADDLGLYVLKFTGAGQGRKTLVAEVVCGELARRLGFRVPRLVTVGLDPVLGLGEPERQVQDLLRASGGANLGMDFLSGALGYDPLAFAVDAQEAGRIVWFDALVNNVDRSWRNPNLLVQGGGLWLIDHGATMIWHHNWPSVDASAARPYGAADHALARFAPDVTAAAADLAPLVTEDLLAEVTAQIPDAWLADEPGFDTPDDLRRAYARPLLARAGTVHERIEGLKESK, encoded by the coding sequence ATGCTGACCGAAGTCACCGCCACCCGGTTCGTCACGCCGCTGCGTGAGGGCGGCTCGCTGCCGGGGCTCGTCGAGGCCGACGATCTCGGGCTCTACGTCCTGAAGTTCACCGGTGCCGGGCAGGGCCGCAAGACCCTGGTCGCCGAGGTCGTCTGCGGCGAACTCGCCCGGCGCCTCGGTTTCCGGGTGCCCCGGCTGGTGACCGTCGGCCTCGACCCCGTGCTCGGACTGGGCGAACCCGAACGGCAGGTGCAGGACCTGCTGCGCGCCAGCGGGGGCGCCAACCTCGGCATGGACTTCCTCTCCGGCGCCCTCGGCTACGACCCGCTCGCCTTCGCGGTCGACGCCCAGGAGGCGGGCCGGATCGTCTGGTTCGACGCGCTGGTCAACAACGTGGACCGCTCCTGGCGCAACCCCAACCTCCTGGTCCAGGGCGGCGGGCTGTGGCTCATCGACCACGGCGCCACCATGATCTGGCACCACAACTGGCCCTCCGTGGACGCCTCCGCCGCCCGGCCCTACGGCGCGGCCGACCACGCCCTCGCCCGCTTCGCCCCCGACGTCACCGCCGCCGCTGCCGACCTGGCCCCCCTGGTCACCGAGGACCTGCTCGCCGAGGTCACCGCCCAGATCCCCGACGCCTGGCTGGCCGACGAACCCGGCTTCGACACCCCCGACGACCTGCGCCGGGCCTACGCGCGCCCGCTGCTCGCCCGCGCGGGCACCGTCCATGAACGCATCGAGGGTCTCAAGGAGAGCAAGTGA
- a CDS encoding LysR family transcriptional regulator, which yields MLNLERLRTLHAFARHGSVSAAAEALHVTTSAVSQQLGKLEREAGQRLLAKNGRGVRLTDAGRLLSEHAARILSQVELAQSDLEAHRGQVAGELRMSAFPTAARGLFPAALADLRTRHPALRLRSCELEPELGVAGVARGDLDLAVVLDWYNKPMPVPDGLVKEPLLDDPAEVALPAGHPLAGRDEVDLAEFAGDEWITWGEGEFCHEWLLFTLRSKGVEPLVGHRAGETHTQLALVAAGLGVCIAPLLGRDPVPPGVALVPLKQRVRRHVYVLWRADADRRPSIRAAVDALRAAAARLG from the coding sequence ATGTTGAACCTGGAGCGCCTGCGCACCCTGCACGCCTTCGCCCGGCACGGCTCGGTGAGCGCCGCCGCCGAGGCGCTGCACGTGACCACCTCCGCGGTGTCCCAGCAGCTCGGCAAGCTGGAGCGCGAGGCCGGACAGCGGCTGCTCGCCAAGAACGGGCGCGGCGTACGCCTCACCGACGCCGGACGCCTGCTGTCCGAGCACGCGGCCCGCATCCTCTCCCAGGTCGAGCTGGCCCAGTCCGACCTGGAGGCACACCGGGGCCAGGTCGCCGGGGAGCTGAGGATGTCCGCGTTCCCCACCGCCGCCCGCGGCCTCTTCCCGGCCGCGCTCGCCGACCTGCGGACCCGGCACCCCGCCCTGCGGCTCCGCTCCTGCGAACTGGAGCCGGAACTCGGCGTCGCCGGGGTCGCGCGCGGCGACCTGGACCTCGCGGTCGTCCTCGACTGGTACAACAAGCCGATGCCGGTGCCGGACGGCCTGGTCAAGGAACCCCTGCTGGACGACCCCGCCGAGGTCGCCCTGCCCGCCGGGCACCCGCTGGCGGGCCGGGACGAGGTCGACCTCGCGGAGTTCGCCGGGGACGAGTGGATCACCTGGGGCGAGGGGGAGTTCTGCCACGAGTGGCTGCTGTTCACCCTGCGCTCCAAGGGCGTCGAACCCCTCGTCGGCCACCGCGCGGGCGAGACCCACACCCAACTGGCCCTGGTCGCCGCCGGACTCGGGGTCTGCATCGCGCCCCTGCTGGGCCGCGACCCCGTCCCGCCCGGTGTCGCCCTGGTCCCGCTCAAGCAGCGGGTACGGCGGCACGTCTACGTGCTGTGGCGCGCGGACGCCGACCGGCGGCCCTCGATCCGGGCCGCCGTGGACGCCCTGCGCGCGGCGGCCGCGCGGCTCGGCTGA
- a CDS encoding ScbR family autoregulator-binding transcription factor — MDGTLQERARATRRSLLEAAASLFAERGYAGTSVNDISSRSGRTSGAVYFHYASKEGIALAVVQDRFATWPELTDRYTNDKVPPMDRLVALSYDIAKALAEDPVTRGGARLWAEREVINATLPDPFALWTAATTRLLAQARATGQLAPHIRPAPTARALVRAFFGLCSLTEALEGTATITARLAEWWHLTLPSLQAAPER, encoded by the coding sequence GTGGACGGGACGTTGCAGGAACGCGCCAGGGCAACGCGCCGCTCACTCCTGGAGGCAGCCGCCTCCCTCTTCGCCGAACGCGGGTACGCGGGCACCAGCGTCAACGACATAAGCAGCAGGTCGGGGCGGACGAGCGGTGCCGTGTACTTCCACTACGCGAGCAAGGAGGGCATCGCCCTCGCGGTCGTCCAGGATCGTTTCGCCACCTGGCCCGAACTCACCGACCGGTATACGAACGACAAGGTCCCGCCGATGGACCGGCTCGTCGCGCTGAGCTACGACATCGCCAAGGCCCTCGCCGAGGACCCCGTGACGCGCGGGGGCGCCAGGCTGTGGGCGGAGCGCGAGGTCATCAACGCCACGCTGCCGGACCCGTTCGCCCTCTGGACCGCCGCCACCACCCGCCTGCTGGCCCAGGCCCGCGCCACCGGCCAGCTGGCCCCGCACATCCGGCCCGCCCCCACCGCCCGCGCCCTGGTGCGCGCCTTCTTCGGCCTCTGCTCGCTGACCGAGGCGCTGGAGGGCACCGCCACCATCACCGCCCGCCTGGCCGAGTGGTGGCACCTCACCCTGCCGTCCCTCCAGGCGGCACCGGAGCGCTGA
- a CDS encoding Rieske (2Fe-2S) protein, translated as MTSATPRPTAGPDRRTVIAAAGAAGLTVALAACGSGDDGGSDAAGSGSAGDSLARTADIPEGGGKIFKDAGVVVTQPSAGTYKAFSAKCTHQGCAVGSVADGVIVCPCHNSHFSVADGSVKQGPATAPLPEQKISVSGDEIKLA; from the coding sequence ATGACCAGCGCAACGCCCCGACCCACCGCCGGACCGGACCGGCGTACCGTGATCGCGGCGGCGGGAGCGGCCGGCCTCACCGTGGCGCTGGCCGCGTGCGGTTCGGGAGACGACGGCGGCTCGGACGCGGCCGGCTCCGGTTCCGCCGGGGACTCCCTCGCCAGGACGGCCGACATCCCCGAGGGCGGCGGCAAGATCTTCAAGGACGCGGGCGTGGTGGTCACCCAGCCCAGCGCGGGCACGTACAAGGCGTTCTCCGCCAAGTGCACGCACCAGGGCTGCGCGGTGGGGAGCGTCGCCGACGGGGTGATCGTCTGCCCGTGTCACAACAGCCACTTCTCGGTGGCGGACGGCAGCGTGAAACAGGGGCCGGCCACGGCTCCGCTGCCGGAGCAGAAGATCAGCGTGTCCGGCGACGAGATCAAGCTGGCCTGA
- a CDS encoding cytochrome P450 family protein, which produces MATPPFEAPHRLNPSGGCPHADNARLLALGAVAPVELPGGIEGMAVLGHDALREFLQHPEVAKDVRHFKALHEGRIAPGWPLLTFATVRGMTTADGADHRRLRSLVSRAFTPRRVDGLRPRVEELTDALLDGLAAADGVVDLRQRFALPLPMGVICELLGVDERFRDRLHRLSNQVVATDIGPEAALAANRELVAVLGETAMSRAAHPGDDLTSALIAARDEGGDRLGQEELIGTMVLLIVAGHETTLNLITNAVRALCAHRDQLALVRSGAASWADVVEEILRWDSPVSYFPFRYPVRDLDVDGTTIPAGTPVLAGYSAAGRDRAAHGPDADRFDVTRPARADAVRHLSLGHGAHYCLGAPLARLEATVALERLFARFPDLELALPEQDLPRHASFVGNSVRELPVRLSAPVPPGGTAG; this is translated from the coding sequence ATGGCGACACCGCCCTTCGAAGCCCCGCACCGGCTGAACCCCTCCGGCGGCTGCCCGCACGCCGACAACGCCCGGCTGCTGGCCCTCGGCGCGGTGGCGCCCGTCGAACTGCCGGGCGGGATCGAGGGGATGGCCGTACTGGGCCACGACGCGCTGCGCGAGTTCCTCCAGCATCCCGAAGTCGCCAAGGACGTACGGCACTTCAAGGCGCTGCACGAGGGACGGATCGCGCCGGGCTGGCCGCTGCTGACGTTCGCCACCGTGCGCGGGATGACCACGGCCGACGGAGCGGATCACCGGCGGCTGCGCTCCCTGGTCAGCCGGGCCTTCACCCCGCGCCGGGTGGACGGACTCCGGCCGCGCGTCGAGGAGTTGACCGACGCGCTGCTGGACGGCCTCGCGGCGGCGGACGGCGTGGTCGACCTCCGGCAGCGCTTCGCCCTCCCGCTGCCGATGGGCGTCATCTGTGAACTCCTCGGCGTGGACGAGCGGTTCCGCGACCGGCTGCACCGGCTCAGCAATCAGGTGGTGGCGACCGACATCGGCCCGGAGGCCGCGCTCGCCGCAAACCGCGAACTCGTCGCCGTGCTGGGTGAGACAGCCATGAGCAGGGCCGCGCACCCCGGCGACGACCTGACCAGTGCCCTCATCGCCGCCCGCGACGAGGGCGGCGACCGGCTCGGACAGGAGGAGCTGATCGGCACGATGGTCCTGCTGATCGTGGCCGGGCACGAGACCACCCTGAACCTGATCACCAACGCCGTGCGGGCCCTGTGCGCCCACCGCGACCAGCTCGCCCTGGTCCGCTCCGGGGCCGCGAGCTGGGCCGACGTGGTGGAGGAGATCCTGCGCTGGGACTCACCGGTGAGCTACTTCCCGTTCCGCTACCCGGTACGGGACCTCGACGTCGACGGTACGACGATCCCGGCGGGCACCCCGGTCCTGGCCGGCTACTCCGCCGCCGGACGCGACAGGGCGGCGCACGGCCCGGACGCCGACCGCTTCGACGTGACCCGCCCGGCCCGCGCCGACGCGGTGCGCCATCTGTCGCTGGGGCATGGCGCCCACTACTGCCTGGGCGCTCCGCTGGCCCGACTGGAGGCGACGGTCGCACTGGAGCGGCTGTTCGCCCGGTTCCCGGACCTCGAACTCGCCTTGCCGGAGCAGGACTTGCCGCGTCACGCCAGCTTCGTGGGCAACAGTGTGCGGGAGTTGCCGGTCCGCCTCAGCGCTCCGGTGCCGCCTGGAGGGACGGCAGGGTGA
- a CDS encoding HAD family hydrolase, giving the protein MSTTGHHLLGWSPRAVVFDCDGTLMDSERHWQEARVRAFRGFGLQAPPGFADQAKGVHYADCGRLMAEAVHKPELTPDLTAALLHHFLDLVADDPVTMPGAVELVRLLSGRLPLAVASNCPSEVVEASLERAGLRAHFEHIVVPSATPAGDTGTVRPKPWPDVYETAAKLCGVGAEEALAVEDSLTGVESARRARLRVLGVGPRPDGDDVHRADLWVTALHTPELLAWVHTWAPLAGS; this is encoded by the coding sequence GTGTCCACCACGGGCCATCATCTGCTGGGCTGGTCCCCCAGGGCCGTCGTCTTCGACTGCGACGGCACGCTGATGGACAGCGAACGCCACTGGCAGGAGGCCCGGGTCCGGGCCTTCCGGGGCTTCGGCCTCCAGGCTCCGCCCGGCTTCGCCGACCAGGCCAAGGGGGTGCACTACGCCGACTGCGGGCGGCTGATGGCCGAGGCGGTGCACAAACCGGAGCTGACCCCCGACCTGACGGCGGCCCTCCTGCACCACTTCCTCGACCTCGTCGCGGACGACCCGGTGACGATGCCGGGCGCCGTCGAACTCGTCCGGCTGCTCTCCGGGAGGCTCCCCCTCGCCGTGGCCAGCAACTGCCCCTCGGAGGTGGTGGAGGCGAGCCTCGAACGGGCCGGTCTGCGCGCCCACTTCGAGCACATCGTGGTCCCCTCCGCGACCCCGGCCGGCGACACCGGCACCGTCCGCCCCAAGCCGTGGCCGGACGTGTACGAGACGGCGGCGAAGCTGTGCGGAGTGGGCGCGGAGGAGGCGCTGGCCGTCGAGGACTCGCTGACCGGCGTGGAGTCGGCCCGCCGTGCCCGGCTGCGCGTCCTGGGCGTCGGCCCCCGGCCGGACGGGGACGACGTCCACCGGGCCGACCTGTGGGTAACGGCCCTGCACACACCGGAGTTGCTGGCCTGGGTGCACACCTGGGCACCGCTCGCCGGGAGTTGA
- a CDS encoding ABC transporter substrate-binding protein, producing the protein MFKRNRVRRRVAAAVSLTSLITLLPGCGLLSDGGPDDSSPIVVGTTSAPSTLDPAGAWDGSWELFRNVYQTLLAYPNGATTPQPDAAETCAFTDSTSRTYRCRLRAGLEFADGHPLDAEAVRHSIDRIRTINAPSGPAGLLEGLDRVETQGTREVVFHLKKPDATFPFVLATPAMSIVDPREYPPSSLRTDKDVHGSGPYRLESYEEDKEAVLVRNDRYEGFAKRENKAVTIRYFQDSAAMVKALRDKRIDVTYRGLAAADILTLQQQSPAGLQLVDGTGTDISYLVFNPKDRWAGNPAVRKAVAQVVDRGAIVHKVYRDTVEPLYSMVPKGLTGHTTSYFDTFGEPSAGKARAILAEAGVKQRVPLTFWYTSDRYGSETGVMFRELKRQLEDSGLFTITLRARPWKTYVTGYQKGEYPVFGRGWFPDFPDADNFIAPFVGEHNALGTPYVSKKITGELLPRSRAQGNRAEVVKDLTAAQRIMVDDARLIPLWQGRQYIAASEDLSGGERALDPSTIMMMWELTRKTSW; encoded by the coding sequence GTGTTCAAGCGGAACAGAGTCCGGCGCAGGGTCGCGGCGGCCGTGTCCCTGACCTCCCTCATCACCCTGCTGCCCGGCTGCGGACTGCTCTCCGACGGCGGCCCGGACGACAGCAGCCCGATCGTGGTGGGGACGACCAGCGCGCCGAGCACCCTGGACCCGGCGGGCGCCTGGGACGGCTCCTGGGAACTGTTCCGCAACGTCTACCAGACCCTCCTGGCCTACCCGAACGGCGCGACCACGCCCCAGCCGGACGCCGCCGAGACCTGCGCCTTCACCGACTCCACCAGCCGCACCTACCGCTGCCGGCTGCGCGCCGGGCTGGAGTTCGCCGACGGCCACCCGCTCGACGCCGAGGCCGTACGGCACTCCATCGACCGCATCCGCACCATCAACGCGCCGAGCGGCCCCGCCGGACTGCTGGAGGGGCTGGACCGGGTGGAGACCCAGGGCACCCGGGAGGTCGTCTTCCACCTCAAGAAGCCCGACGCCACCTTCCCGTTCGTGCTCGCCACCCCCGCCATGTCCATCGTCGACCCGCGCGAGTACCCCCCGAGCTCCCTGCGCACCGACAAGGACGTGCACGGCTCCGGCCCGTACCGGCTGGAGTCCTACGAGGAGGACAAGGAGGCCGTGCTGGTGCGCAACGACCGGTACGAGGGCTTCGCCAAGCGGGAGAACAAGGCGGTGACCATCCGGTACTTCCAGGACTCCGCCGCGATGGTCAAGGCGCTGCGCGACAAGCGGATCGACGTCACCTACCGGGGACTGGCCGCGGCGGACATCCTCACCCTCCAGCAGCAGTCCCCGGCCGGGCTGCAACTGGTCGACGGCACCGGCACCGACATCAGCTACCTGGTGTTCAACCCCAAGGACCGCTGGGCCGGGAACCCCGCCGTGCGCAAGGCCGTCGCCCAGGTCGTGGACCGGGGTGCCATCGTGCACAAGGTGTACCGGGACACCGTCGAACCGCTGTACTCGATGGTCCCCAAGGGCCTCACCGGCCACACCACCTCCTACTTCGACACCTTCGGCGAACCCAGCGCCGGCAAGGCCCGCGCGATCCTCGCCGAGGCGGGCGTCAAGCAGCGGGTGCCGCTCACCTTCTGGTACACCTCCGACCGCTACGGCTCCGAGACCGGCGTGATGTTCCGGGAACTGAAGCGGCAGCTTGAGGACTCCGGGCTGTTCACCATCACCCTGCGCGCCCGCCCCTGGAAGACCTATGTCACCGGCTACCAGAAGGGGGAGTACCCGGTGTTCGGCCGGGGCTGGTTCCCGGACTTCCCCGACGCGGACAACTTCATCGCGCCGTTCGTCGGCGAGCACAACGCGCTCGGCACCCCGTACGTCAGCAAGAAGATCACCGGTGAGCTGCTGCCCCGGTCGCGGGCGCAGGGCAACCGGGCCGAGGTGGTGAAGGACCTGACGGCCGCTCAGCGGATCATGGTGGACGACGCCCGGCTGATCCCGCTGTGGCAGGGACGCCAGTACATCGCCGCGAGCGAGGACCTCTCCGGCGGCGAGCGCGCCCTCGACCCGTCGACGATCATGATGATGTGGGAGCTGACCCGGAAGACCAGCTGGTGA
- the ung gene encoding uracil-DNA glycosylase, which yields MTDIAMLPESWQGVLGDELQQPYFKELTEFVEEERAKGPVYPPREEVFAALDATPYDKVKVLVLGQDPYHGEGQGHGLCFSVRPGVKTPPSLRNIYKEMREELDLPVPDNGYLMPWAEQGVLLLNAVLTVRAGEANSHKGKGWEKFTDAVIRAVASRPDPAVFVLWGNYAQKKLPLIDEKRHVVVKGAHPSPLSAKKFFGSRPFTQINEAVAAQGHEPIDWRVPDLG from the coding sequence GTGACCGACATCGCCATGCTGCCCGAGTCCTGGCAGGGCGTTCTGGGCGACGAGCTCCAGCAGCCGTACTTCAAGGAGCTGACGGAGTTCGTCGAGGAGGAGCGGGCGAAGGGTCCCGTCTACCCGCCGCGCGAGGAGGTCTTCGCGGCGCTCGACGCGACGCCGTACGACAAGGTCAAGGTGCTCGTGCTCGGCCAGGACCCGTACCACGGCGAGGGGCAGGGGCACGGCCTGTGCTTCTCGGTGCGGCCCGGGGTGAAGACCCCGCCCTCGCTGCGGAACATCTACAAGGAGATGCGCGAGGAGCTGGACCTCCCCGTCCCGGACAACGGCTATCTGATGCCGTGGGCCGAACAGGGCGTCCTGCTGCTCAACGCGGTGCTCACCGTCCGCGCCGGCGAGGCCAACTCGCACAAGGGCAAGGGCTGGGAGAAGTTCACGGACGCGGTGATCCGCGCGGTGGCCTCCCGTCCCGACCCGGCGGTGTTCGTGCTGTGGGGCAACTACGCCCAGAAGAAGCTGCCGCTGATCGACGAGAAGCGGCACGTGGTGGTCAAGGGCGCGCACCCCTCGCCGTTGTCCGCGAAGAAGTTCTTCGGCTCGCGCCCCTTCACCCAGATCAACGAGGCCGTCGCCGCCCAGGGCCACGAGCCGATCGACTGGCGCGTGCCCGACCTGGGCTGA
- the fabG gene encoding 3-oxoacyl-ACP reductase FabG, producing MSTTEQRVAVVTGAARGIGAATAVRLAAEGHAVAVVDLDEAACKDTVEKITSAGGKALAVGADVSDEAQVEAAVARIAEELGAPTILVNNAGVLRDNLLFKMSVSDWDTVLGVHLRGSFLMTKAVQKHMVDAGFGRVVNLSSSSALGNRGQANYSAAKAGLQGFTKTLAIELGKFGITANAVAPGFIATEMTKATADRVGMGFDDFKKAAATQIPVQRVGEPEDIANAIAFFTGEAAGFVSGQVLYVAGGPLD from the coding sequence ATGTCCACCACTGAACAGCGGGTCGCGGTAGTCACCGGCGCGGCGCGCGGTATCGGCGCCGCCACCGCCGTCCGGCTGGCCGCCGAGGGTCACGCCGTCGCCGTCGTCGACCTGGACGAGGCCGCCTGCAAGGACACCGTCGAGAAGATCACCTCGGCGGGCGGCAAGGCCCTCGCGGTCGGCGCCGACGTCTCCGACGAGGCGCAGGTCGAGGCCGCCGTCGCGCGGATCGCGGAGGAGCTCGGCGCGCCCACCATCTTGGTCAACAACGCCGGTGTGCTCCGCGACAACCTGCTGTTCAAGATGAGCGTGTCCGACTGGGACACCGTGCTCGGCGTGCACCTGCGCGGCTCGTTCCTGATGACCAAGGCCGTGCAGAAGCACATGGTGGACGCGGGCTTCGGCCGGGTCGTCAACCTGTCCTCCTCCTCGGCGCTCGGCAACCGCGGCCAGGCCAACTACTCCGCCGCCAAGGCGGGTCTGCAGGGCTTCACCAAGACCCTCGCCATCGAGCTGGGCAAGTTCGGCATCACCGCCAACGCCGTCGCCCCGGGCTTCATCGCCACCGAGATGACCAAGGCCACCGCCGACCGCGTGGGCATGGGCTTCGACGACTTCAAGAAGGCCGCCGCCACCCAGATCCCGGTCCAGCGCGTCGGCGAGCCCGAGGACATCGCCAACGCCATCGCCTTCTTCACCGGCGAGGCGGCCGGCTTCGTCTCCGGCCAGGTGCTGTACGTCGCGGGCGGACCGCTCGACTAG
- a CDS encoding DUF3037 domain-containing protein gives MSEHHIHMAGSVVERHIIRGGQGGDREVYEYALLRVVPRVERGERINAGVLVYCRARGYVGARTHLDEARLLALDPDADVAGVRAALGAVERICAGGEEAGQAAGDDAGRRFRWLIAPRSTVVRPGPVHTGLTADPVAETERLLDLLVR, from the coding sequence GTGAGCGAGCACCACATCCACATGGCCGGAAGTGTGGTCGAGCGCCACATCATCCGGGGCGGCCAGGGCGGCGACCGCGAGGTCTACGAGTACGCCCTGCTGCGGGTCGTCCCCCGCGTCGAGCGCGGCGAGCGGATCAACGCGGGCGTGCTCGTCTACTGCCGTGCCCGGGGTTACGTCGGCGCCCGCACCCACCTGGACGAGGCGCGGCTGCTCGCGCTCGACCCGGACGCGGACGTCGCCGGGGTGCGGGCCGCGCTCGGCGCGGTGGAGCGGATCTGCGCGGGCGGTGAGGAGGCCGGGCAGGCGGCCGGTGACGACGCCGGGCGGCGGTTCCGCTGGCTGATCGCGCCCCGTTCCACCGTCGTGCGCCCCGGACCGGTGCACACCGGGCTGACCGCCGACCCGGTGGCCGAGACGGAGCGTCTGCTGGACCTCCTGGTGAGGTAA
- a CDS encoding SDR family oxidoreductase has product MTELPALSGKAALVTGASRGIGYGVAEALLARGDRVVITGRNEEALKEAVERLGADRVIGVAGKAHDLAHQTEAVERAMEAFGRVDYLVNNAGTNPVFGPIADVDLDVARKVFETNVISALGFAQKTWHAWQRENGGAIVNIASVAGLAPSPFIGAYGVSKAAMINLTQQLAHEFAPKVRVNAIAPAVVKTKFAEALFEGREEEAAAAYPLGRLGVPSDIGGAAAFLTSAQSDWVTGQTLVVDGGILLNAGVG; this is encoded by the coding sequence ATGACTGAACTCCCCGCACTCTCCGGCAAGGCCGCGCTCGTCACGGGCGCCAGCCGGGGTATCGGCTACGGCGTCGCCGAGGCCCTGCTGGCACGCGGCGACCGCGTGGTCATCACCGGCCGCAACGAGGAGGCGCTGAAGGAGGCCGTCGAGCGTCTCGGTGCCGACCGCGTCATCGGCGTCGCCGGCAAGGCCCACGACCTCGCCCACCAGACCGAGGCCGTCGAACGCGCCATGGAGGCGTTCGGCCGCGTCGACTACCTGGTCAACAACGCGGGCACCAACCCGGTCTTCGGCCCCATCGCCGACGTCGACCTGGACGTGGCCCGCAAGGTCTTCGAGACCAACGTGATCTCGGCGCTCGGCTTCGCCCAGAAGACCTGGCACGCCTGGCAGCGGGAGAACGGCGGCGCGATCGTCAACATCGCCTCCGTCGCCGGCCTCGCGCCCTCGCCGTTCATCGGCGCGTACGGCGTGAGCAAGGCCGCGATGATCAACCTGACCCAGCAGCTCGCGCACGAGTTCGCGCCCAAGGTGCGGGTCAACGCGATCGCCCCGGCGGTCGTGAAGACCAAGTTCGCCGAGGCCCTGTTCGAGGGCCGGGAGGAGGAGGCGGCCGCCGCCTACCCGCTCGGCCGGCTCGGCGTCCCCTCCGACATCGGCGGGGCCGCGGCCTTCCTCACCTCCGCGCAGTCCGACTGGGTCACCGGTCAGACGCTCGTCGTGGACGGTGGCATCCTCCTCAACGCCGGGGTGGGCTGA
- a CDS encoding pyridoxamine 5'-phosphate oxidase family protein — translation MTVTQQRRGRKIMMTPGELDEFLTSQRTCRVATVSADGTPHVSALWFVWDGTSLWLYSVVRSRRWTQLRHDARVAVVVDSGEEYDQLRGAELSGRVEFVGEVPRTGELCAELDTAETLFARKNFGMDEMPHDGRHAWARLTPEKVVSWDFRKLSGR, via the coding sequence ATGACCGTCACGCAGCAGCGCCGGGGCCGGAAGATCATGATGACCCCGGGTGAGCTGGACGAGTTCCTGACCAGTCAGCGCACCTGCCGGGTGGCGACCGTCTCGGCGGACGGCACCCCGCACGTGAGCGCGCTGTGGTTCGTCTGGGACGGCACCTCGCTGTGGCTCTACTCCGTGGTGCGCAGCAGGCGTTGGACCCAGCTCCGGCACGACGCGCGGGTGGCCGTGGTCGTCGACTCCGGTGAGGAGTACGACCAGTTGCGCGGGGCGGAGCTGTCCGGGCGGGTGGAGTTCGTGGGCGAGGTGCCGCGCACCGGGGAACTGTGCGCCGAACTCGACACGGCGGAGACGCTGTTCGCGCGGAAGAACTTCGGCATGGACGAGATGCCGCACGACGGCCGGCACGCCTGGGCCCGGCTGACCCCGGAGAAGGTCGTGTCCTGGGACTTCCGCAAACTCAGCGGGCGTTGA